Part of the Tolypothrix sp. PCC 7910 genome, GAATAGCAGTAGTCGTGAATCCATTACTGAACGTGCCAGGTTTAACCGTTGATCAATTGCAGCAGATATATTTGGGCAAGTTGACTAACTGGAATCAGGTAGGAGGCCCCAATCTACCCATCACAGCTTTTTCTCAAAAACCAGAGAATGCAGATACAAGCATCTTCTCTAGTAATAGCGAGTTCAACAAACAAGCATTGGGTTCTAATGTCAAATACGTCTACTCTACTACAGATGCATTGCGTCAACTCAGCAAAACTCCAGGTGGAATATATTATGCTTCTGCCCGTGCTGTTGTCCCGCAATGTAGTGTGAAACCCTTACCACTAGGCCGGACTGCTACCGATTTTGTTTCCCCTTACCGTCAACCTTTCGTATCACCTGAACAATGTCCTCGTCAGCGCAATCAGGTCAATACTGAAGCTATTAAAAATGGTAGCTATCCTATAACCTCTAAATTGTTTGTGATTATTAAACAGAACAAAGGTCAAGCACAGAAGGCTGGCAATGCTTACGCCAATCTTGTACTTACCGATCAAGGACAACAGGCGATTGAGCAAGCTGGGTTT contains:
- a CDS encoding PstS family phosphate ABC transporter substrate-binding protein, giving the protein MDNTNQKKVLIKEDISIFLRGLIIGKVLTLMVIGGLLWWLLKPELLARNSSNNTDTSNENLQPSSNAVSTFGSLTDVPTDSFNYGGSTAWAPIRQVVDSQILSARPELKLRYLDPVNSSPGSSSGIRMLLDDKLDFAQSSRPLTDEEKAIAKERGFTLEQRQVGIDGIAVVVNPLLNVPGLTVDQLQQIYLGKLTNWNQVGGPNLPITAFSQKPENADTSIFSSNSEFNKQALGSNVKYVYSTTDALRQLSKTPGGIYYASARAVVPQCSVKPLPLGRTATDFVSPYRQPFVSPEQCPRQRNQVNTEAIKNGSYPITSKLFVIIKQNKGQAQKAGNAYANLVLTDQGQQAIEQAGFVGVR